A window of Pseudomonas mucidolens contains these coding sequences:
- a CDS encoding HlyD family type I secretion periplasmic adaptor subunit, with protein sequence MLRKFKDAVRRYFIGSDSLDGQPLPEVKKALIEDAPRVVRLTIWGIIGFFLCMLLWSGFAEIDEVTRGDGKAIPSSKLQKIQNLEGGIVAELYVKEGQIVEAGAPLIRLDDTRFVSNAGESEAQRLSLLLRIERLSAQVEDRPLNIPEDVRVAAPKQAVSEQSLYESRRQQFKDEIGGLQEQLTQREQELREYTSKQSQYRNQLSLQRQEINMSEPLVAQGAVSPVEVLRLKRAEIETRGQLDATTLAIPRAQSAIKEVQRKIDETRGKYRSEALTELNEARTDLNKAQATGKALEDRVSRTLVTSPVRGIVKQLLVNTIGGVIQPGSDMVEIVPLDDTLLVEAKIRPQDIAFLHPGQEAMVKFTAYDYTIYGGLKAKLERIGADTITDEDKKTTYYMITLRTDRSHLGTDEKPLLIIPGMVASVDIITGKKTILSYLLKPIIKARAEALHER encoded by the coding sequence GTGTTGCGTAAATTCAAGGATGCGGTCCGTCGCTATTTCATTGGTTCCGATTCGCTGGATGGCCAGCCACTGCCGGAGGTCAAGAAAGCCCTGATCGAAGACGCTCCCCGCGTGGTGCGTCTGACCATCTGGGGGATTATCGGTTTTTTCCTGTGCATGTTGCTGTGGTCCGGCTTCGCCGAGATTGACGAGGTGACCCGAGGCGATGGCAAGGCCATTCCTTCCTCCAAACTGCAGAAGATCCAGAACCTTGAAGGCGGTATCGTCGCCGAGCTGTACGTCAAGGAAGGGCAGATCGTCGAGGCCGGTGCGCCGCTGATTCGTCTGGACGACACCCGGTTTGTCTCCAATGCCGGGGAAAGCGAGGCCCAGCGCTTGTCCTTGCTGCTGCGCATCGAGCGTTTGAGTGCCCAGGTCGAAGACCGGCCGCTGAACATTCCCGAGGACGTGCGCGTCGCCGCGCCAAAGCAGGCCGTGAGCGAGCAATCGTTGTACGAAAGCCGTCGCCAGCAGTTCAAGGACGAAATCGGTGGCCTGCAAGAGCAACTGACGCAACGCGAACAGGAACTGCGCGAATACACCTCCAAGCAGAGTCAGTACCGCAACCAACTGTCGTTGCAGCGTCAGGAAATCAACATGTCCGAACCGCTGGTCGCCCAGGGCGCGGTGTCGCCGGTGGAAGTGCTGCGTCTCAAACGTGCGGAAATAGAGACCCGCGGGCAACTGGATGCCACCACGCTGGCGATCCCGCGCGCGCAGTCGGCGATCAAGGAAGTGCAACGCAAGATCGACGAAACCCGTGGCAAATACCGCAGTGAGGCCCTGACCGAACTCAATGAAGCGCGCACCGACCTGAACAAGGCCCAGGCTACCGGCAAAGCGTTGGAAGACCGTGTGAGCCGGACCCTGGTTACCTCGCCGGTACGCGGGATCGTGAAACAGTTGCTGGTCAACACCATCGGCGGTGTGATCCAGCCTGGCAGCGACATGGTGGAAATCGTGCCCCTGGATGACACCTTGCTGGTGGAAGCCAAGATCCGCCCGCAAGACATTGCCTTCCTGCACCCCGGGCAGGAAGCGATGGTCAAGTTCACTGCCTACGACTACACCATCTACGGCGGCCTGAAAGCCAAGCTCGAGCGCATCGGTGCCGATACCATTACCGACGAAGACAAGAAAACCACCTACTACATGATCACTTTGCGCACCGACCGCAGCCATTTGGGCACGGACGAAAAACCCCTGCTGATCATCCCGGGCATGGTCGCTTCGGTGGACATTATCACCGGCAAGAAAACCATCCTCAGCTACCTGCTCAAGCCCATCATCAAGGCCCGCGCCGAGGCGCTGCACGAGCGCTGA
- a CDS encoding ABC transporter ATP-binding protein, protein MNAPLQGHVASNLSTTDALLSVDRVSLEYRTPERVVRATHQVSFDVDPADRFVLLGPSGCGKSTLLKAVAGFITPCEGEIRLLGQKVEQPGADRIVVFQEFDQLPPWKTVKQNVMFPLLASKTLKRREAEERALYYLDKVGLSAFADAYPHTLSGGMKARVAIARALAMQPKILLMDEPFAALDALTRRKMQEELLRLWEEVRFTLLFVTHSIEEALVVGNRILLLSPHPGRVRAEIHSHQYDLHSLGGVAFQASVRRIHRLLFDETPHAETELDFADIRIAY, encoded by the coding sequence ATGAACGCACCCTTGCAAGGCCACGTGGCCAGCAACCTGAGCACCACCGACGCGCTGCTCTCGGTGGACCGTGTCAGCCTTGAGTACCGTACCCCCGAGCGTGTGGTGCGGGCGACTCATCAAGTCAGTTTCGACGTCGATCCGGCGGACCGTTTTGTATTATTGGGGCCTTCGGGCTGCGGTAAATCCACCTTGCTCAAGGCGGTGGCCGGTTTTATCACGCCCTGCGAAGGCGAGATCCGCCTGTTGGGGCAAAAGGTCGAGCAACCGGGTGCTGATCGCATCGTGGTGTTCCAGGAGTTCGACCAACTGCCCCCGTGGAAAACCGTGAAACAGAACGTGATGTTCCCGTTGCTGGCTTCCAAAACCCTCAAGCGACGGGAAGCTGAAGAGCGGGCGCTGTATTACCTCGACAAGGTTGGCCTCAGCGCCTTTGCCGATGCCTATCCTCACACCTTGTCCGGCGGCATGAAAGCCCGCGTGGCCATTGCCCGAGCGTTGGCCATGCAGCCAAAGATCCTGCTGATGGACGAACCTTTCGCCGCCCTTGATGCACTGACCCGGCGCAAGATGCAGGAAGAGCTGCTGCGGCTCTGGGAAGAAGTTCGCTTCACGCTGCTGTTCGTCACGCACTCCATTGAAGAAGCGCTGGTGGTGGGCAATCGCATCCTGTTGCTGTCGCCGCATCCAGGTCGGGTACGTGCAGAAATTCACAGTCATCAGTACGACCTGCACAGCCTTGGCGGTGTGGCATTCCAAGCCTCGGTGCGACGCATTCATCGGCTGTTGTTCGATGAAACGCCGCACGCTGAAACCGAGCTGGATTTCGCCGATATCCGCATCGCTTATTAA
- a CDS encoding ABC transporter substrate-binding protein, with product MSRKTPFARLAASVGLGVSLLVGGLIAPAAAQAEGEIRIAEQFGIVYLLLNVVRDQNLIEKYGKQEGLDIKVDWTQLSGGAAVNDALLSGSIDIAGAGVGPLLTIWDRTYGKQNVKAVASLGNFPYYLVSNNPKVKTIADFTEKDRIAVPAVGVSVQSRFLQYAAAKQWGDKEFNRLDKYTVAVPHPDATAALIAGGTELTGHFSNPPFQDQALANPNVHVVLNTYDLLGANSPTVLFATEKFRNDNPKTYKAFVDALTEAAQFTQNDKGAAADTYIRVTKAKIDRAELLKIIDNPQFEFSITPKNTYPLAEFLHRVGAIKHKPESWKDYFFQDAKPLQGS from the coding sequence ATGTCCAGGAAAACCCCTTTTGCACGATTGGCCGCGTCCGTTGGCCTGGGTGTCAGCCTGTTGGTCGGTGGTTTGATCGCACCGGCGGCGGCCCAGGCCGAAGGTGAGATACGCATCGCCGAACAGTTCGGCATCGTCTACCTGCTGCTCAATGTGGTGCGTGATCAGAACCTGATCGAGAAATACGGCAAACAGGAAGGCCTCGACATCAAAGTCGATTGGACCCAACTGTCCGGCGGCGCGGCAGTCAATGACGCGCTGCTCTCGGGCTCTATCGATATCGCCGGGGCAGGCGTCGGCCCATTGCTGACGATTTGGGATCGCACCTATGGTAAGCAGAACGTCAAAGCTGTGGCTTCCCTGGGCAACTTTCCCTACTACCTGGTAAGCAACAATCCCAAGGTCAAGACGATCGCTGACTTTACCGAGAAAGACCGGATTGCCGTGCCCGCCGTGGGTGTTTCCGTGCAGTCACGCTTCCTGCAATACGCCGCCGCCAAACAATGGGGCGACAAGGAATTCAACCGACTCGACAAGTACACCGTTGCTGTCCCCCACCCGGACGCTACGGCGGCGTTGATTGCTGGTGGCACCGAATTGACCGGGCACTTCTCTAATCCGCCGTTCCAGGACCAGGCCCTGGCTAACCCGAACGTGCACGTGGTGCTCAACACCTACGACCTGTTGGGTGCGAACTCGCCGACCGTGCTGTTTGCCACCGAAAAATTTCGCAACGACAACCCGAAAACCTATAAGGCCTTTGTCGACGCCTTGACCGAAGCTGCGCAGTTTACCCAGAACGACAAGGGCGCAGCCGCCGACACCTATATCCGCGTAACCAAGGCCAAGATCGATCGTGCCGAGCTGCTGAAAATCATCGACAACCCGCAGTTCGAGTTCAGCATTACGCCGAAAAACACGTACCCGCTGGCGGAGTTCCTCCACCGCGTCGGAGCAATCAAGCACAAACCCGAATCGTGGAAGGACTATTTCTTCCAGGATGCCAAGCCGCTGCAAGGAAGCTGA
- a CDS encoding TauD/TfdA dioxygenase family protein → MSTVTAAFPATQTFDIRPFPGSVGAEIIGLDLSRPVNGQDFARIHRAHLDHHVVVFRDQHITPEQQIAFSRRFGVLQIHVLKQFLLANHPEILIVSNIIEKGQSIGLGDAGKFWHSDLSYKELPSLGSMLHAQELPSEGGDTLFADMHKAWDQLPGHLRKAVEGRRAAHSYTARYSESKFAGNWRPTLTPEQLAQVAEVVHPIVRTHPENGRQALFVSEGFTTRIVGLPEDESRDLLTQLYAHSVLPENVYRHSWQPHDLVFWDNRSLIHLAAGCPSHLRRKLFRTTIQGDAPF, encoded by the coding sequence ATGTCCACCGTCACAGCCGCTTTTCCCGCAACCCAAACCTTCGACATCCGCCCATTCCCCGGCAGCGTAGGCGCCGAGATCATTGGCCTGGATTTGTCTCGCCCGGTCAACGGCCAGGACTTCGCCCGGATTCATCGCGCGCACCTGGATCACCATGTCGTGGTGTTTCGTGACCAGCACATTACCCCCGAACAACAAATCGCCTTCAGTCGTCGCTTCGGGGTGTTGCAGATCCACGTGCTCAAGCAGTTCCTGCTGGCCAATCACCCGGAAATCCTCATCGTTTCCAACATCATCGAGAAGGGCCAGTCGATCGGCCTGGGCGATGCGGGAAAATTCTGGCATTCAGACCTGTCGTATAAAGAACTGCCCAGCCTGGGTTCCATGCTCCACGCCCAGGAGCTGCCGTCCGAAGGTGGCGACACACTGTTCGCCGACATGCACAAAGCCTGGGACCAATTGCCCGGGCACTTGCGCAAAGCCGTTGAAGGCCGCAGGGCCGCGCATTCTTACACCGCGCGTTACAGCGAAAGCAAATTCGCAGGCAACTGGCGTCCAACACTGACCCCTGAGCAGTTGGCGCAGGTGGCAGAGGTGGTGCACCCCATCGTACGCACCCATCCGGAAAACGGTCGTCAGGCACTGTTCGTCAGCGAGGGCTTCACCACGCGCATCGTCGGCCTGCCGGAAGACGAGAGTCGCGATCTGCTCACCCAGCTCTACGCCCACAGCGTGTTACCGGAAAACGTCTACCGCCATTCATGGCAGCCCCACGACCTGGTGTTCTGGGATAACCGCTCGCTGATCCACCTGGCGGCCGGCTGCCCCAGCCACCTGCGCCGCAAGCTGTTTCGCACCACCATCCAGGGCGACGCGCCCTTCTGA
- a CDS encoding type I secretion system permease/ATPase: MESEVSRVHLSHDPRTLHDDPLLDGLLALCALHQKPASAAMLTTGLPLPSQRLSADLLARAAARAGLQGRLLQRKLDAIPAIAMPALLLLKEGRTAVLLGWQGEDEAQVLLSESDGGETIVKRQALADDYTGKVFFAQPQHKFDVSHGTLIPRARSWFRDTLKRSRWLYADAIAASFLINIIAMAAPLFVMNVYDRVVPNQAIATLWVLATGIFIAYTFDLILKSLRSLCLDLAGKKTDLIISATLFERIVGMSMKYRPARVGSFAQNIHEFQSLRDFLASLTLTSLIDLPFTLLIFLVIALLGGHLVWIPMLAFPIALGIGYLLQKPLVATMERTMALASERQSSLIETLAGLDAVKVNNAESERQYQWEQTIGTLSRLELRVKMLSGLSMNITLLIQQLAGVIMIVFGVYQIIDGNLSMGGLIACYMLSGRALSPLASLSGLMTRYQQAKVTMVSTDQMMELPQERNFEERPLSRRTLQGAIECRGLNFTYPNQQNMALRNINLVIKPGEKIGIIGRSGSGKSSLAKLIVGLYQPDSGALLVDGVDIRQIDVSELRHNVGYVPQDIQLLAGTLRDNLVSGARYVEDELVLQAAELAGVHEFARLHPQGYELQVGERGQNLSGGQRQNVALARALLLNPPILLLDEPTSAMDNTGEERLKQRLQSVVENKTVVLVTHRASLLSLVDRLLVIDRGQILADGPKAVVMDALKKGQISVA; the protein is encoded by the coding sequence GTGGAATCAGAAGTCAGTCGAGTTCATCTCAGTCATGATCCACGCACGTTGCACGATGACCCGTTACTTGATGGGTTGTTAGCGCTTTGTGCCTTGCACCAGAAACCCGCCAGTGCAGCGATGCTGACCACCGGCCTGCCATTGCCATCCCAGCGTCTGAGCGCCGATTTGTTGGCCCGTGCCGCGGCTCGGGCCGGTTTGCAGGGGCGTCTGTTGCAACGCAAGCTGGATGCAATTCCCGCCATTGCCATGCCGGCGCTGCTGTTGCTCAAAGAGGGTCGCACCGCCGTGCTGCTCGGTTGGCAGGGTGAAGACGAAGCGCAGGTGCTGCTCAGCGAAAGCGATGGCGGCGAAACCATCGTCAAGCGCCAGGCGCTGGCCGATGACTACACCGGCAAAGTGTTCTTTGCTCAACCCCAACACAAGTTCGACGTCAGCCACGGCACCCTGATTCCGCGTGCCCGTTCCTGGTTTCGCGATACCCTCAAGCGTTCGCGCTGGTTGTACGCCGACGCCATCGCCGCCAGTTTCCTGATCAACATCATCGCCATGGCTGCGCCGTTGTTCGTAATGAACGTCTACGACCGCGTGGTGCCGAACCAAGCCATTGCGACCCTGTGGGTACTGGCCACCGGTATTTTCATCGCCTACACCTTCGACCTGATCCTCAAAAGCCTGCGCAGTTTGTGCCTGGACCTGGCCGGCAAGAAAACCGACCTGATCATTTCGGCGACGCTGTTCGAGCGTATTGTCGGCATGTCGATGAAGTACCGCCCGGCGCGAGTCGGCAGCTTCGCCCAGAACATCCACGAGTTTCAAAGCCTGCGCGATTTTCTCGCGTCCCTGACCTTGACCAGCCTGATTGACCTGCCGTTCACCCTGCTGATTTTCCTGGTGATCGCCCTGCTCGGCGGGCACTTGGTGTGGATCCCGATGTTGGCCTTCCCGATTGCCCTGGGCATCGGTTACCTGTTGCAAAAGCCGCTGGTTGCGACCATGGAGCGGACCATGGCCTTGGCTTCCGAGCGCCAGTCGAGCCTGATTGAAACCCTGGCCGGGCTGGATGCGGTCAAGGTCAACAACGCTGAGAGCGAGCGCCAATACCAGTGGGAACAAACCATCGGTACCCTCAGCCGTCTTGAGTTGCGGGTGAAGATGCTCTCCGGGCTGTCGATGAATATCACCTTGCTGATCCAGCAACTCGCCGGTGTGATCATGATCGTCTTCGGCGTCTACCAGATCATTGACGGCAACCTCAGCATGGGCGGCCTGATTGCCTGCTACATGCTCAGCGGTCGTGCGCTCAGCCCGCTGGCGTCATTGTCGGGCCTGATGACCCGTTACCAGCAGGCCAAGGTCACCATGGTCTCCACCGACCAGATGATGGAGCTGCCTCAGGAGCGCAACTTCGAAGAGCGTCCCCTGAGTCGTCGCACCCTGCAAGGCGCCATCGAGTGCCGAGGCTTGAACTTTACGTACCCCAACCAGCAGAACATGGCGCTCAGGAATATCAACCTGGTGATCAAGCCCGGGGAGAAAATCGGCATCATCGGCCGTAGCGGTTCGGGCAAGAGCTCCCTGGCCAAACTGATCGTCGGCCTCTACCAGCCAGACTCCGGCGCCTTGCTGGTGGACGGTGTGGATATTCGCCAGATCGACGTCAGCGAACTGCGCCATAACGTCGGCTATGTGCCGCAAGACATCCAGTTACTGGCCGGCACCCTGAGGGACAATCTGGTCTCCGGCGCCCGCTACGTCGAAGACGAACTGGTGCTGCAAGCCGCTGAACTGGCGGGCGTGCATGAGTTTGCCCGGCTGCATCCGCAAGGCTACGAACTGCAAGTGGGCGAGCGTGGCCAAAACCTCTCCGGCGGCCAGCGGCAAAACGTCGCCTTGGCTCGCGCCCTGCTGCTCAATCCACCCATTCTGTTGCTGGATGAACCCACCAGCGCCATGGACAACACCGGTGAAGAACGCTTGAAACAGCGCCTGCAATCCGTTGTGGAAAACAAGACCGTGGTGCTGGTGACACACCGCGCGTCGTTGCTCTCCCTGGTGGACCGTTTGTTGGTGATCGACCGAGGGCAAATCCTCGCGGATGGTCCGAAAGCCGTGGTGATGGATGCGTTGAAGAAGGGGCAGATCAGTGTTGCGTAA
- a CDS encoding TolC family outer membrane protein, producing MRLHLLKAIPFALAASFVQAQTLPQAMQQALDVHPEIQAGVNSRLAADYQLKAARGGYLPRVDVLAGYGRAGTDNSTTRAIGGSDHWDTLNRGESSLRLQQMIFDGFATSSEVGRQQATVNARAYSLLGTSERTALTVAQVYLEVLTRREFVRLAEDNLRNHERIYDQIKLRTQRGVGSGADLDQAEARLAQARNNLITEQTNLADAETNYLSAVGQMPDQLERPPTFMAMLPADLNEARRQMLDNSPILRSAESDIVAAEQQYEAAKSSFYPRFDAELGTNADNNVGGEPSHSNGWEAMVRMRFNLFAGGSNKADLESKSYQSNQALDIRNNALRQLNEELGLAWNALNNANAQVPIAQQYVDHSTSVRTAYQKQFSLGERTLLDLLDSENELFTAARRLEEIKNVQLFTQYRIKATMGELLKSQGVVAPMASVVQNDVKPKVQLPGMN from the coding sequence ATGCGTCTACACCTTCTAAAGGCAATACCGTTCGCTCTCGCCGCCAGTTTCGTACAGGCCCAGACGTTGCCGCAGGCCATGCAGCAAGCGTTGGACGTGCACCCGGAAATTCAGGCAGGCGTGAACAGCCGTCTGGCCGCCGACTACCAGTTGAAGGCAGCTCGCGGCGGTTACCTGCCTCGTGTGGATGTGTTGGCCGGTTATGGGCGTGCAGGCACTGATAACTCCACCACCCGCGCCATCGGCGGTTCCGATCACTGGGACACGCTGAATCGTGGTGAGTCGAGCTTGCGGCTGCAGCAAATGATTTTTGACGGTTTTGCCACCTCCAGTGAAGTAGGGCGTCAACAAGCCACCGTCAATGCCCGTGCCTACTCGTTGCTTGGTACTTCCGAGCGTACTGCCCTGACCGTCGCCCAGGTTTACTTGGAAGTCCTGACCCGTCGTGAGTTCGTGCGCCTGGCTGAAGATAATCTGCGTAATCACGAACGCATTTACGACCAGATCAAGCTGCGCACCCAGCGCGGTGTGGGCAGCGGCGCCGACCTGGACCAGGCCGAAGCGCGTCTGGCCCAGGCCCGTAACAACCTGATCACCGAACAAACCAACCTGGCTGACGCCGAGACCAACTATCTCAGCGCCGTTGGCCAGATGCCCGACCAGTTGGAACGCCCGCCGACCTTCATGGCCATGCTGCCCGCCGATCTGAACGAAGCGCGTCGCCAGATGCTCGACAACAGCCCGATCCTGCGCTCGGCCGAATCCGATATCGTCGCTGCCGAACAACAGTACGAGGCCGCCAAATCCTCGTTCTACCCACGCTTTGATGCCGAACTGGGTACTAATGCCGACAACAACGTCGGTGGCGAGCCTTCCCACAGCAACGGCTGGGAAGCCATGGTGCGCATGCGCTTCAATCTGTTTGCCGGCGGCAGCAACAAGGCCGATCTCGAGTCCAAGTCCTATCAGTCTAATCAGGCTTTGGATATCCGCAACAACGCCCTGCGCCAGTTGAATGAAGAGCTGGGCCTGGCCTGGAACGCCTTGAACAACGCCAATGCCCAAGTGCCGATCGCCCAGCAATACGTCGATCACAGCACCAGCGTGCGTACGGCCTATCAGAAACAATTCAGCCTCGGCGAGCGCACGCTGCTCGACTTGCTCGACAGCGAAAACGAATTGTTCACCGCGGCGCGTCGTCTGGAAGAGATAAAAAACGTTCAGTTATTTACTCAGTATCGAATCAAGGCGACCATGGGCGAGTTGCTCAAGAGCCAGGGAGTGGTCGCACCAATGGCCTCCGTTGTACAGAACGATGTGAAGCCGAAAGTTCAACTGCCTGGGATGAATTGA